Proteins encoded within one genomic window of Gallus gallus isolate bGalGal1 chromosome 1, bGalGal1.mat.broiler.GRCg7b, whole genome shotgun sequence:
- the LOC101749197 gene encoding maestro heat-like repeat-containing protein family member 2B, producing MERLRALRAGGSPGTRARQNVTDPCPQGDRAQAYCELEHVLREGDSRPPCGVVNRLLAEVSQDLTAAQGVPDSMRMAASNVLVALAQTHFSLVMAELQGHLKAAGEMSKEFVLLTLSKLFTSYAPQCIPFVWLMLAGLRSVVGWVRGGRTLRIACAVVKQWLEGVKVHLCSGKQCPWPAMEIEQIYQNLSQLFFSVLRNWQDCKEEKDKQAVLGAVAAMMAVLLREELCREHVWEQLLWLVHPYQEVQDTCRVTKSLSVFLEALEGVQSVIPKDKFLAITSAVFYQLSDDTKQHSEADRAELTHCILLQARICPEETVQFLQSQLGADREAGCVAALGLLNALARSDEPMMTEKLPQVVEAVQCLCSDPRIQVRRAILHFIKDVLSANARSCSAWDVVGHIFREFSRTVGRRAAGDLSAQEAQEEGALQELCMDILGSLDVSASGMSKLLWPRLLLYVVPAQYTGMLIPVSRCVQALAERGDLMVREIEDLDPHFLSSMFQGPLLTPQTLLARLLVVAGSPFAGSELQAAALLLMLNLHGKIHRAVGAMWASEIPLLLQCLKGKDESFPDSAEWEQRLLKFLRVSLATMEDEAWTKGLSCELSRWLSSSPSSSGEKSFLYKALGTVLGACKEVLHIQEKLLQHLEEANAEEPSEAQGMISLLSHAAESNFHTVLDTLTTFASRLCKGQNGRISRRKKMELDSRRAQATRSALIRAHGSLALRASKEQLLARLEGDIVGNILLLYSCSCRDLQNTLALLQSIMDFSSAFQAACDSACFNPSLKGKLLEILTDLLKKYCLGTPVSPVPLKVVLALEQLSKLKPSLGSKDTCDMLILCCKIIVTHPSAEMMLKIRKSQQAAQYLQLLQTSLKALGRLMVVLLETETTSGFFQNIVHRSMTSGNMWERKRALQTCSQLLAVCEERGRGDACKHFGSLVGLLVPLTCDPMPTSRQLAVTCLSSLLRIQAKATNRVIQTGDIGSLCEGLNDRSTVCQLQTSSKIARIVCRSFSLEHTIDFMMAIKDTFRKAKGMRVRAAGKWMITFLQMHGKDICRDLDLSPIIYILRSCMSSLQHSTNMPFLCQAAAILTRCHTDITIDSFFHRR from the exons ATGGAGCGGCTGAGAGCCCTTCGAG CGGGCGGCTCCCCGGGAACAAGGGCAAGGCAAAACGTGACTGATCCCTGTCCCCAGGGGGACCGAGCGCAGGCGTACTGCGAGCTGGAGCACGTCCTGCGGGAAGGTGACAGCCGCCCGCCGTGCGGAGTGGTGAAccggctgctggctgaggtgtcCCAGGACCTGACGGCAGCCCAG GGCGTGCCAGACAGCATGAGGATGGCTGCCAGCAATGTCCTGGTGGCTCTGGCCCAGACTCACTTCAGCTTGGTGATGGCCGAGCTCCAGGGCCACCTGAAGGCCGCGGGGGAGATGTCCAAGGAGTTTGTGCTCCTCACCCTGAGCAAACTGTTCACCAGCTACG ctccacagtgcatcCCCTTCGTGTGGCTGATGCTGGCCGGCCTGCGCAGTGTGGTGGGCTGGGTGAGAGGCGGCCGGACCCTGCGCATTGCTTGTGCTG ttgtgaaaCAGTGGCTGGAAGGAGTCAAGGTTCACTTGTGCTCTGGAAAGCAATGCCCCTGGCCTGCCATGGAGATCGAACAGATCTACCAGAatctttcccagctcttcttctctgtgctgaggaactggcaggactgcaaggaggaaaag gacaaacaggcTGTCCtcggggctgtggctgccatgATGGCTGTCCTCCTTCGAGAAGAGCTGTGCCGAGAGCACGTgtgggagcagctcctctggctcGTGCACCCGTATCAGGAGGTCCAAGACACCTGCAGGGTGACCAAG AGCCTCAGTGTCTTCCTGGAGGCCTTAGAGGGAGTTCAGTCTGTCATCCCTAAGGACAAGTTTCTGGCCATCACCAGCGCCGTGTTCTACCAG ctctctgatgacaccaagcagcACAGCGAGGcggacagagcagagctgacccactgcatcctgctgcagg cccggaTCTGCCCAGAGGAAACGGTCCAgtttctgcagtcacagctgggcGCTGACAGGGAGGCTGGATGCGTGGCAGCCCTGGGTCTGCTCAATGCTCTGGCTCGCTCTGATG AGCCCATGATGACCGAGAAGCTGCCCCAGGTTGTGGAGGCtgtgcagtgtctgtgcagcgaCCCCAGGATCCAG gtgaggagggcCATTCTGCACTTCATCAAGGATGTGCTCAGTGCTAACGCccggagctgctcagcctgggatgtggtggggcaCATCTTCCGTGAGTTCAGCCGCACCGTGGGAAGAAGG GCAGCCGGAGACCTTTCTGCCCAGGAAGCCCAGGAAGAAGGAGCTCTCCAAGAGCTGTGTATGGACATCCTGGGGTCACTGGATGTCTCTGCGAGCGGGATGAGCAAA CTCCTGTGGCCCCGGTTGCTGCTGTACGTGGTGCCAGCCCAGTACACCGGCATGCTGATCCCAGTCTCTCGCTGTGTCCAAGCactggctgagagaggggacctGATGGTGCGGGAGATAGAAGACCTGGAtccccatttcctcagctccatGTTTCAAG GCCCACTGCTGActccccagacactgctggcacGCCTGCTG GTGGTGGCGGGGAGCCCTTTTGCAGGCAGCGAACTCCAAGCCGCTGCCTTGCTCCTCATGCTGAACCTCCACGGCAAaatccacagagctgtgggggccaTGTGGGCCTCTGAgatccccctgctgctgcagtgcctcaaaG ggaaagatGAGAGCTTCCCGGACTCTGCAGAGTGGGAGCAGCGCCTCCTAAAG TTCCTGAGGGTGTCACTGGCTACCATGGAGGATGAGGCCTGGACCAAGGGCCTGAGCTGCGAGCTGAGCcggtggctgagcagctctcccagcagctctggagaaaag TCCTTCCTGtacaaggctctggggacagtgctgggagcttgtAAGGAAGTCCTCCACATCCAAGAGAAGCTCCTGCAACACCTGGAGGAAGCAAATGCAGAGGAGCCTTCTGAGGCCCAG ggAATGATCTCTCTTCTTAgccatgctgctgagagcaacTTCCACACAGTCCTGGACACGCTCACCACATTTGCGTCCAGGCTGTGCAAAGGCCAGAATGGAAGGATTTCCAGACGCAAGAAG atggagctggacagcagaagagctcaggcCACCCGCAGCGCTCTCATCCGTGCCCATGGCAGCTTGGCACTGCGTGCCTCCAAAGAACAGCTGCTTGCCCGCCTGGAGGGAGACATTGTGGgcaacatcctgctgctctacagctgcagctgccgg GACCTGCAGAACACGCTTgcgctgctgcagagcatcatggacttcagctctgccttccaagcAGCGTGTGACTCTGCCTGCTTTAACCCCTCCTTGAAGggcaagctgctggagatcctgACG GACTTGCTGAAGAAGTATTGCTTGGGCACCCCAgtctccccagtgcccctcaAGGTGGTTCTGGCCCTGGAGCAGTTGAG CAAGCTGAAGCCTTCCTTAGGAAGCAAAGACACGTGTGACATGCTGATTTTGTGCTGCAAGATTATTGTGACGCACCCTTCAGCGGAGATGATGCTGAAGATCAGGaagtcacagcaagcagctcagtacCTGCAG cttctgcaaacaTCACTGAAAGCTCTGGGCCGGCTCATGGTGGTCCTGCTCGAGACAGAGACCACCAGTGGCTTCTTCCAGAACATAGTCCAT AGATCAATGACGTCAGGCAACATGTGGGAGCGCAAGAGGGCCCTGCAGACCTGCTCCCAGCTGTTGGCTGTTTGTGAAGAGCGTGGA agaggagatgccTGCAAGCACTTTGGCTCCTTGGTGGGATTGCTGGTGCCTCTGACGTGTGACCCCATGCCCACCTCCCGCCAGTTGGCTGTCACCTGTCTGAGCTCCCTTCTCCGAATCCAAG CCAAGGCGACCAACAGAGTCATCCAGACAGGAGACATCGGGAGCCTGTGTGAGGGGCTGAATGACCGCAGCACCGTCTGTCAGCTCCAGACCTCGTCCAAAATCGCGCGG attgtGTGCAGAAGCTTCTCCCTGGAACACACCATAGATTTCATGATGGCCATCAAGGACACCTTCCGGAAGGCCAAAGGAATGCGTGTGCGTGCTGCTGGGAAGTGGATGATCACCTTTCTGCAGATGCATGGAAAGGACATCTGTCGGGAT CTTGATCTTTCACCGATCATCTACATCCTGCGCAGCTGCATGtcatccctgcagcacagcacgaACATGCCATTCCTGTGCCAGGCGGCGGCCATCCTCACCCGCTGTCACACAGACATCACAATTGACAGCTTCTTCCACAGGCGTTGA